One genomic window of Sphingomonas sp. C3-2 includes the following:
- the argJ gene encoding bifunctional glutamate N-acetyltransferase/amino-acid acetyltransferase ArgJ, giving the protein MTDLVKSPLAPAAFPALPEIAGVSKRVARARYKNWNRCDLTFVTLDAGTSVAGVFTTSKCPSPEVEWCRSALPMGTARAVVVNAGNSNAFTGNRGRAAVEAIAARVAGHLGCQPSEVFVSSTGVIGVPLPIDKAEAGLDAAFSAPECSWEDAAATIMTTDTFTKGATAQAVIGGQTVNIAGIVKGSGMIAPDMATMLGFIFTDAAVEPAFLQQMLSAANRKSFSSITVDSDTSTSDTVLAFATGKAGNVPLSAYDDAGADAFQAALTAICLDLAHQVVRDGEGASKFIAVTVEGAVSDDSAHRIALSIANSPLVKTAIAGEDANWGRVVMAVGKAGEPAERDRLAIRFGATQVARDGLAVEGYDEAPVAAHLKGKEIEIGVELGLGNGRATVWTCDLTHGYISINADYRS; this is encoded by the coding sequence ATGACCGATCTTGTGAAATCCCCCCTTGCCCCCGCAGCCTTCCCCGCACTTCCCGAAATTGCGGGCGTGTCGAAGCGCGTGGCGCGGGCGCGATACAAGAACTGGAATCGCTGCGATCTGACCTTTGTGACGCTGGATGCCGGAACGAGCGTGGCGGGCGTGTTCACGACGAGCAAATGCCCCTCGCCCGAGGTGGAATGGTGCCGATCCGCCCTGCCGATGGGCACGGCACGCGCCGTTGTCGTCAATGCCGGCAACAGCAACGCGTTTACCGGCAATCGCGGGCGTGCCGCCGTCGAGGCGATCGCCGCGCGCGTGGCCGGGCATCTAGGCTGCCAGCCGTCCGAAGTCTTCGTCTCGTCCACCGGCGTGATCGGCGTACCGTTGCCCATCGACAAGGCCGAGGCCGGGCTGGACGCAGCCTTTTCCGCGCCCGAATGCAGTTGGGAAGACGCCGCCGCCACGATCATGACCACCGACACCTTTACCAAGGGCGCAACCGCGCAGGCGGTGATCGGCGGGCAGACGGTGAACATCGCCGGGATCGTCAAGGGATCGGGGATGATCGCGCCGGACATGGCGACGATGCTCGGCTTTATCTTTACCGATGCAGCCGTTGAGCCCGCTTTCCTGCAGCAGATGCTGTCGGCGGCGAACCGCAAGAGCTTTTCGAGCATCACGGTCGACAGTGATACCTCGACCAGCGACACGGTGCTGGCCTTTGCGACCGGCAAGGCGGGCAACGTGCCGCTTTCAGCCTATGACGATGCGGGCGCGGACGCGTTTCAGGCGGCGCTCACCGCGATCTGCCTTGACCTGGCGCATCAGGTGGTGCGCGACGGCGAAGGCGCGAGCAAGTTCATCGCAGTGACCGTGGAAGGCGCGGTTTCGGACGACAGCGCACACCGCATCGCGCTCTCCATCGCCAATTCGCCGCTGGTGAAGACCGCGATCGCCGGCGAGGACGCCAATTGGGGCCGCGTGGTGATGGCCGTCGGCAAGGCGGGCGAACCCGCCGAGCGCGACCGGCTGGCCATCCGTTTCGGCGCGACGCAGGTGGCGCGCGACGGGCTGGCGGTCGAAGGCTATGACGAAGCCCCCGTGGCCGCACACCTGAAGGGCAAGGAAATCGAGATCGGCGTGGAACTGGGCCTTGGCAACGGCCGTGCAACGGTCTGGACCTGCGACCTGACGCATGGATATATTTCCATCAACGCCGACTACCGGAGCTGA
- the addA gene encoding double-strand break repair helicase AddA: MAKVKPLLALRGNQKLASDPQAQVWLSASAGTGKTHVLTARVMRLLLSGADPSTILCLTFTKAGAAEMADRIHARLAHWVRLPDTELARDLMALGEDHGPESRAVARTLFARVLDASGSGLRIQTIHSFCQTLLAGFPVEAGLIPGFRPMEAREEKLLARTVLADMLVGAENSGDEALLQAVQALSRRLGEGGAEGFLMDCAAVPAAMANFGADIPADIRAALGVPEGDIEQAIIAACADDAFDMESVRRIGAANAEIAGVKGLAKADMIAKWRGASPELRAQMLADLLGVVRNKKGEPFALSAKMLGIEPGYEGYATRIADSVQDLLSLRSRAELAAILGAGLEAGRRFATLYAEAKRLQGSVDFNDLIRKAVELLGQSRMADWIRFKLDQATDHILVDEAQDTNAQQWAIVSALAGEFFSGDGSKADRIRTIFSVGDYKQAIFGFQGTDPINFQAAQIYFARQAESVGHDLLDLSLIESFRSTEPVLELVDALLDNLGHDALGLMSGTEPHKSAVSGPGIVTLWNPVSPDSLSGDDDEIEGDESWLSDSTRSFATRLARQIRHWLEEPLWLESKGRPLRPEDILILVRRRSELASLIVARLYAEGVPVAGIDRLRLNAPLVVRDLLSAIRFALQPEDDLNFAGLLVSPIIGWTQEQLMEQGLERPKGRSLYRHLRDTRALEGDAAEAIRQILGQADLTTPYRFLENLLSGPVDARRKLLARLGAEARDPIEELLNAALQFESDSAPSLQLFIDWFDRGDVEIVRDPSAPLDAVRVMTAHGAKGLQAPLVILADATVDPTRGPRSSVDWDIFENNEPVPVFRPRKGEAAGSLAEAVDLSTRRELQEHWRLLYVALTRAEERLIIGGALGPQAKGVPHAKSWHAAIGSAFEQLGVEAVDDGEWGGARHFLGHRPAEAPLRQPPAEKAVELPPSLPEWLHRAAPEESRPPRPLAPSSMGPDDVASPPPGPEMRRAAERGRLLHALFERLPDVARDAREGAALHWLEHSAGLSDPAERAAIAHDALAIVNDPVHADLFGADALAEAPIAAVVTGDVIAGTVDRLLVRDDIIRIVDFKTGRRVPAGVLKVPTHHLRQMSAYAEALRVIFPGRRIVAELLYTAGPALIELPEALLAAHKPGLAPTE, from the coding sequence ATGGCTAAGGTAAAACCGCTCCTTGCCCTGCGCGGCAATCAGAAACTCGCCTCCGATCCGCAGGCACAGGTCTGGCTTTCGGCCTCGGCCGGCACCGGCAAGACGCACGTCCTCACCGCGCGAGTGATGCGCCTGCTGTTAAGCGGGGCCGATCCGTCGACGATCCTCTGCCTCACCTTCACCAAGGCGGGCGCCGCCGAAATGGCGGATCGCATCCATGCACGGCTCGCCCATTGGGTGCGCCTGCCCGATACCGAACTGGCGCGCGATCTGATGGCGCTGGGTGAGGATCACGGGCCAGAGAGCCGCGCGGTGGCGCGTACGCTCTTTGCCCGCGTGCTCGACGCCAGCGGCTCGGGGCTGCGCATCCAGACGATCCACAGTTTTTGCCAGACCTTGCTTGCCGGTTTCCCGGTCGAGGCCGGGCTTATCCCCGGTTTCCGGCCGATGGAGGCACGCGAGGAGAAGCTGCTCGCCCGAACCGTTTTGGCGGATATGCTGGTGGGTGCGGAAAACAGCGGTGACGAAGCACTGCTTCAGGCCGTGCAGGCGCTCAGCCGCCGGCTGGGGGAAGGCGGGGCCGAAGGCTTCCTCATGGACTGCGCGGCCGTCCCCGCCGCCATGGCCAATTTCGGCGCGGATATCCCGGCCGACATTCGCGCGGCGCTTGGCGTGCCCGAAGGCGATATCGAACAGGCGATCATCGCCGCCTGCGCCGATGATGCGTTCGACATGGAAAGCGTCCGCCGCATCGGCGCCGCCAATGCCGAGATCGCCGGGGTAAAGGGCCTCGCCAAGGCCGACATGATCGCGAAATGGCGTGGTGCTTCGCCGGAGTTGCGCGCGCAGATGCTCGCCGATCTGCTCGGCGTCGTCCGTAACAAAAAGGGTGAACCCTTCGCGCTTTCGGCCAAGATGCTCGGGATCGAGCCGGGCTATGAAGGCTATGCCACGCGCATTGCCGATAGCGTGCAGGACCTGCTCTCGCTGCGCAGCCGCGCCGAACTTGCGGCCATTCTGGGCGCCGGGCTTGAGGCGGGTCGCCGCTTCGCGACGCTCTATGCTGAGGCGAAACGGCTTCAGGGCTCGGTCGATTTCAACGATCTAATCCGCAAGGCCGTCGAACTGCTCGGCCAGTCGCGCATGGCCGACTGGATCCGCTTCAAGCTCGATCAGGCGACCGATCATATCCTTGTCGACGAGGCGCAGGATACCAATGCCCAGCAATGGGCCATCGTCTCGGCGCTGGCGGGCGAATTCTTTTCGGGCGATGGCTCCAAGGCCGATCGCATCCGCACCATCTTTTCGGTCGGCGACTATAAACAGGCGATCTTCGGCTTTCAGGGCACCGATCCGATCAATTTCCAGGCGGCGCAGATCTATTTCGCGCGGCAGGCGGAATCGGTCGGGCATGATCTGCTCGATCTCTCGCTGATCGAATCCTTCCGCTCCACCGAGCCCGTGCTCGAACTGGTCGACGCACTGCTCGACAATCTCGGTCATGATGCGCTTGGCCTGATGTCGGGCACCGAGCCGCATAAAAGCGCGGTTTCCGGCCCCGGCATCGTCACGCTCTGGAACCCCGTATCGCCGGACAGCCTCAGCGGCGATGACGACGAAATCGAGGGCGACGAAAGCTGGCTGTCGGACAGCACACGCAGCTTCGCCACCCGGCTTGCGCGTCAGATCCGCCACTGGCTCGAAGAACCGCTCTGGCTCGAAAGCAAGGGGAGGCCGCTCCGCCCTGAGGATATTCTGATCCTTGTCCGTCGCCGCAGCGAGCTTGCCTCGCTCATCGTCGCGCGCCTTTATGCCGAAGGGGTGCCCGTTGCGGGCATCGATCGTCTCCGGCTCAACGCGCCGCTCGTCGTGCGCGATCTCCTCTCCGCCATCCGCTTCGCGCTCCAGCCCGAAGACGATCTCAATTTCGCAGGACTGCTCGTCTCGCCGATCATCGGCTGGACGCAGGAGCAGCTAATGGAGCAGGGGCTGGAACGTCCCAAGGGTAGGAGCCTCTACCGCCATCTGCGCGATACGCGTGCGCTTGAGGGCGATGCGGCGGAGGCGATCCGCCAGATCCTCGGCCAGGCCGATCTCACCACGCCTTACCGCTTCCTCGAAAACCTGCTCTCCGGTCCGGTCGATGCGCGGCGCAAGCTGCTGGCGCGGCTGGGGGCGGAGGCGCGCGATCCGATCGAGGAACTGCTGAACGCCGCGCTCCAGTTCGAAAGCGATTCGGCGCCGTCGCTGCAATTGTTCATCGACTGGTTCGATCGCGGCGATGTCGAGATCGTCCGCGATCCATCCGCGCCGCTCGATGCCGTGCGCGTGATGACGGCGCACGGCGCCAAGGGGCTTCAGGCGCCGCTCGTCATCCTCGCCGATGCCACGGTCGATCCCACGCGCGGCCCGCGCAGCAGCGTGGATTGGGACATTTTCGAGAATAACGAGCCCGTTCCCGTCTTTCGGCCGCGAAAAGGGGAGGCGGCGGGATCGCTCGCCGAGGCGGTCGATCTGTCCACCCGGCGAGAGCTCCAGGAACATTGGCGGCTCCTCTATGTCGCGCTCACCCGCGCCGAGGAACGCCTGATCATCGGCGGTGCGCTCGGGCCGCAGGCCAAGGGCGTGCCGCATGCCAAGAGCTGGCACGCCGCCATTGGCAGCGCGTTCGAGCAACTGGGCGTCGAGGCGGTCGATGACGGCGAATGGGGCGGCGCGCGTCATTTCCTTGGCCATCGTCCGGCCGAAGCACCGCTGCGCCAGCCGCCCGCTGAAAAGGCCGTCGAGCTCCCGCCATCGCTGCCCGAATGGCTGCACCGCGCCGCGCCCGAGGAATCGCGCCCGCCGCGCCCATTGGCACCGTCCTCGATGGGCCCTGATGATGTCGCCAGCCCGCCGCCGGGCCCCGAGATGCGCCGCGCGGCCGAACGCGGCCGGCTGCTCCATGCGCTGTTCGAACGCCTGCCCGATGTCGCGCGTGATGCCCGCGAAGGCGCGGCGCTTCACTGGCTCGAACACAGCGCGGGGCTCTCTGATCCCGCCGAACGCGCGGCCATTGCCCACGACGCGCTCGCGATCGTCAACGATCCCGTCCACGCCGATCTGTTCGGTGCCGATGCGCTCGCCGAGGCGCCGATTGCTGCGGTCGTCACGGGCGATGTGATCGCGGGTACGGTCGACCGGCTTCTCGTGCGTGACGATATCATCCGCATTGTCGATTTCAAGACGGGGCGCCGCGTGCCCGCCGGGGTGCTCAAGGTGCCTACCCATCACCTGCGGCAGATGTCGGCCTATGCCGAGGCGCTGCGCGTGATCTTCCCGGGCCGTCGCATCGTGGCCGAGCTTCTCTATACCGCCGGCCCCGCATTGATCGAGCTGCCCGAGGCGTTGCTCGCGGCGCACAAGCCGGGCTTGGCACCCACGGAATAA
- the trxA gene encoding thioredoxin TrxA, giving the protein MATKQISDASFHQDVISAEGPVLVDFWAEWCGPCKMIGPSLEELSDELGEKVTIAKLNIDDNPDAPAKYGVRGIPTMILFKNGQPAATKVGAAPKSQLKGWIESEL; this is encoded by the coding sequence ATGGCCACCAAGCAGATCAGTGACGCAAGCTTTCATCAGGACGTGATCTCGGCCGAGGGCCCGGTTCTCGTCGATTTCTGGGCTGAATGGTGCGGTCCGTGCAAGATGATCGGCCCGTCGCTTGAAGAACTTTCGGACGAGCTTGGTGAAAAGGTCACGATCGCAAAGCTCAACATCGACGACAATCCCGACGCCCCCGCCAAGTACGGCGTGCGCGGCATTCCGACGATGATCCTGTTCAAGAACGGCCAGCCCGCCGCCACCAAGGTCGGCGCGGCGCCCAAGAGCCAACTCAAGGGCTGGATCGAAAGCGAACTCTAA
- the secA gene encoding preprotein translocase subunit SecA, with the protein MLGGLAKAIFGSSNDRYVKSLDKIVAKIAAFEDSVVAMSDEDLAAQTARFRERLDQGQTLDDLLPEAFATVRETARRVLGMRHFDVQMIGGIVLHRGEIAEMRTGEGKTLVATLATYLNALSGNGVHVVTVNDYLARRDAEQMGQVYRFLGLTVGVIVPNLTDFQRRDAYNADITYGTNNEFGFDYLRDNMKYDREQMVQRPFNFAIVDEVDSILIDEARTPLIISGPTDDKSEMYVAVDLVVKKLVPEDYEVDEKQRSIILTEDGTERAERLFEEAGLLVGANLYDYENTQIVHHMNQALRANVMFKRDTDYIVKDDKVVIIDEFTGRMMDGRRWSDGLHQAVEAKEGVRIEPENQTLASITFQNYFRMYPKLSGMTGTAATEAAEFYDIYKLNVVTIPTNVPVQRVDNEDEFYKNTTDKFGAIAKAIAEKAALGQPVLVGTVSIEKSELLSEFLRKEGVPHKVLNARYHESEAHIVAQAGRSGAVTIATNMAGRGTDIQLGGNIEFRIHDELSEMAEGPERDAAIERIKAEIAEERERVKQAGGLFVLGTERHESRRIDNQLRGRSGRQGDPGLSRFYLSLDDDLLRIFGPDTMFAKMMNSNLADGEAIGSRWLSKAIETAQKKVEARNYDIRKQVVEYDDVMNDQRKVIYEQRSDIMDAETVDDVVVDMRAETVNMIVADACPADTYPEQWDIAGLKQRTLDVLNLAPDFDAWLTEEAVDPELIEQRLQQLADAAVAEKIADLPPESWAQVEKSILLQSLDQHWKDHLATLDALRQVIHLRAYAQKTPINEYKQEAFALFDRMLSAIREDVTRLIANARFMPQEELEVPELPQMPDIFTTHIDPLTGEDDSNDIDAGSLGLITTRLPPLQVAQFAAEDELGEDPANWEGRVSRNAPCPCGSGQKYKHCHGAL; encoded by the coding sequence ATGCTCGGTGGCCTCGCCAAAGCCATTTTCGGTTCGTCCAACGATCGCTACGTCAAGTCGCTCGACAAGATCGTCGCCAAGATCGCCGCCTTTGAAGACAGCGTCGTCGCGATGAGCGACGAGGATCTCGCCGCGCAGACGGCGCGCTTCCGCGAACGGCTCGATCAGGGGCAGACGCTCGACGATCTGCTGCCCGAAGCCTTCGCCACCGTCCGCGAAACCGCGCGCCGCGTTCTCGGCATGCGCCATTTCGACGTGCAGATGATCGGCGGCATCGTGCTCCACCGGGGCGAGATCGCCGAAATGCGCACCGGTGAGGGCAAGACGCTGGTCGCCACGCTCGCCACCTATCTGAATGCGCTGTCGGGCAACGGCGTCCATGTCGTCACGGTCAACGACTATCTGGCCCGCCGCGACGCCGAACAGATGGGGCAGGTCTACCGCTTCCTTGGGCTCACGGTTGGCGTGATCGTCCCCAACCTCACCGATTTCCAGCGCCGTGACGCCTATAACGCCGACATCACCTACGGCACGAACAACGAATTCGGTTTCGATTATCTGCGCGACAACATGAAATATGACCGCGAACAGATGGTCCAGCGGCCCTTCAATTTCGCGATCGTTGACGAAGTGGACTCGATCCTGATCGACGAAGCGCGCACGCCGCTCATCATTTCGGGGCCGACCGACGACAAGTCGGAAATGTACGTCGCGGTCGATCTGGTCGTGAAGAAGCTCGTGCCCGAGGATTACGAGGTCGACGAAAAGCAGCGCTCGATCATCCTTACCGAAGATGGCACCGAACGCGCCGAGCGCCTGTTCGAGGAAGCCGGCCTGCTCGTCGGCGCCAATCTCTACGATTACGAAAACACCCAGATCGTCCATCACATGAACCAGGCGCTCCGCGCCAACGTCATGTTCAAGCGCGATACCGACTATATCGTGAAGGACGACAAGGTCGTCATCATCGACGAATTCACCGGCCGCATGATGGACGGGCGTCGCTGGTCGGACGGCCTGCACCAGGCGGTCGAGGCCAAGGAAGGCGTCCGGATCGAGCCCGAGAACCAGACGCTCGCCTCGATCACCTTCCAGAATTACTTCCGCATGTATCCGAAGCTGTCGGGCATGACCGGGACCGCCGCCACCGAGGCCGCTGAATTCTACGACATCTACAAGCTGAACGTCGTCACCATCCCCACCAACGTCCCGGTCCAGCGCGTGGATAACGAGGATGAGTTCTACAAGAACACCACCGACAAGTTCGGCGCGATCGCCAAGGCGATCGCTGAAAAGGCGGCGCTCGGCCAGCCAGTGCTCGTCGGCACCGTCTCGATCGAAAAGTCCGAGCTTCTGTCCGAATTCCTGCGCAAGGAAGGCGTGCCGCACAAGGTGCTGAACGCGCGCTACCATGAAAGCGAAGCGCACATCGTCGCGCAGGCGGGCCGATCGGGCGCGGTCACCATCGCCACTAACATGGCGGGCCGCGGCACCGATATTCAGCTCGGCGGCAATATCGAATTCCGCATCCACGACGAACTGTCGGAAATGGCCGAGGGCCCCGAGCGCGATGCGGCGATCGAGCGCATCAAGGCCGAGATCGCTGAGGAGCGCGAACGCGTGAAGCAGGCGGGTGGCCTGTTCGTGCTCGGCACCGAGCGCCACGAAAGCCGGCGTATCGACAACCAGCTGCGTGGCCGTTCGGGCCGTCAGGGCGATCCCGGCCTCAGCCGTTTCTACCTGTCGCTCGATGACGATCTGCTGCGCATCTTCGGCCCGGACACGATGTTCGCCAAGATGATGAATTCGAACCTTGCCGATGGTGAGGCGATCGGTTCGCGCTGGCTGTCCAAGGCGATCGAGACCGCGCAGAAGAAGGTCGAAGCGCGCAACTATGATATCCGCAAGCAGGTCGTCGAATATGACGACGTGATGAACGATCAGCGCAAGGTCATCTACGAACAGCGCAGCGACATCATGGACGCCGAAACCGTCGACGATGTCGTCGTCGACATGCGCGCCGAAACGGTCAACATGATCGTAGCCGATGCGTGCCCGGCCGATACCTATCCCGAACAATGGGACATTGCCGGCCTGAAGCAGCGCACGCTCGACGTGCTCAACCTCGCGCCCGATTTCGACGCATGGCTCACCGAGGAAGCGGTCGATCCCGAACTCATCGAACAGCGTCTCCAGCAGCTGGCCGATGCCGCCGTGGCTGAAAAGATCGCCGATCTTCCGCCCGAAAGCTGGGCGCAGGTCGAAAAGTCGATCCTGCTCCAGTCGCTCGATCAGCATTGGAAGGATCACCTCGCCACGCTCGATGCGCTGCGTCAGGTCATCCATCTGCGCGCCTATGCGCAAAAGACGCCGATCAACGAATATAAGCAGGAAGCCTTCGCGCTCTTCGATCGCATGCTCAGCGCCATCCGCGAGGACGTGACCCGTCTCATCGCCAATGCCCGCTTCATGCCGCAGGAAGAGCTGGAAGTGCCTGAACTGCCGCAGATGCCCGACATCTTCACCACCCATATCGATCCGCTGACGGGTGAGGACGATTCGAACGATATCGACGCCGGCTCGCTGGGGCTGATCACCACGCGCCTGCCTCCGCTTCAGGTGGCGCAGTTCGCTGCCGAGGATGAACTGGGCGAAGATCCGGCCAACTGGGAAGGCCGGGTCAGCCGCAATGCGCCGTGCCCCTGCGGTTCGGGCCAGAAGTACAAGCACTGCCACGGCGCTCTCTGA
- a CDS encoding 1-phosphofructokinase family hexose kinase — MQSIATFTLNPAIDGSCEAQSVRHTHKVRTTANRYDPGGGGINVARVVQRLGGNVRAHYLAGGATGGVLDNLLDRDGIARSRIDIADHTRISHAVFEHATGREYRFVPEGPLVSEAEWQQALVAFAKINADYLVFSGSLPRGVPGDFYVRLMAGRDPQSASRIVLDTSGAALSATLEAGGLFLVKPSQGELEQHLGRVLGDPEEIVAAAQDIVGRGQARHVAVTMGHEGAILVGEAGVYRLPAIPVEARSAVGAGDSFVGAMTLALAQGLPITDAFRRGVAAGTATVLTPGTGLCLPADVERIYGEVPAL; from the coding sequence ATGCAGTCCATCGCCACGTTTACCCTCAATCCCGCCATCGACGGCTCCTGCGAAGCGCAAAGCGTTCGCCACACGCACAAGGTCCGCACCACGGCCAATCGCTATGATCCCGGTGGCGGCGGGATCAATGTTGCACGGGTTGTCCAGCGTCTCGGCGGCAATGTCCGCGCGCATTATCTCGCCGGCGGCGCCACGGGCGGCGTGCTCGACAACCTGCTCGATCGTGACGGCATCGCCCGCAGCCGCATCGATATCGCCGATCACACCCGTATCAGCCATGCCGTGTTCGAACATGCCACTGGTCGCGAATATCGCTTCGTGCCCGAAGGGCCGCTCGTCTCCGAGGCGGAATGGCAGCAGGCACTTGTCGCCTTTGCGAAGATCAACGCCGATTACCTTGTTTTCAGCGGCTCGCTGCCGCGCGGTGTGCCGGGCGATTTCTATGTCCGGCTCATGGCCGGGCGGGATCCGCAATCCGCGTCCCGGATCGTCCTCGACACCTCCGGGGCGGCGCTGTCGGCAACGCTGGAGGCGGGCGGGCTCTTCCTTGTCAAGCCCAGCCAGGGGGAATTGGAACAACATCTCGGGCGCGTGCTTGGCGATCCGGAAGAGATTGTCGCTGCCGCGCAGGACATCGTCGGTCGCGGTCAGGCCCGCCATGTCGCGGTCACGATGGGCCATGAAGGCGCGATCCTCGTGGGTGAGGCCGGTGTTTACCGGCTCCCCGCCATTCCGGTCGAGGCGCGTAGTGCTGTCGGGGCAGGGGACAGTTTCGTCGGCGCCATGACGCTCGCGCTCGCGCAAGGGCTGCCGATCACCGATGCCTTTCGGCGTGGTGTCGCGGCTGGCACGGCCACGGTGTTGACGCCGGGCACGGGGCTTTGCCTGCCGGCCGATGTCGAACGCATTTATGGGGAGGTTCCGGCACTCTGA
- a CDS encoding energy transducer TonB — MAAMLLADAATGTPAKVVEGQGPNITAADYPREAAAQRQEGTVAAIFTIGADGAVSACEIEQSSGHAALDSRTCEVFMRSRWVPARDEAGKAVESRMKQKISWKLDDLLGGDDPNIVRGDAILSYDRDGMISSCRLVRPTGDAGEDKRLCQVVIKHKIDTKHYDADGRRRVHEEVVPFAIAKAK; from the coding sequence ATGGCTGCAATGCTTCTTGCCGATGCCGCAACCGGCACACCGGCCAAGGTGGTCGAAGGGCAGGGGCCCAATATCACCGCCGCCGATTACCCGCGTGAGGCGGCCGCTCAGCGTCAGGAAGGCACGGTGGCGGCCATTTTCACCATCGGCGCCGATGGCGCGGTGTCGGCCTGCGAGATCGAACAGTCGAGCGGCCATGCCGCGTTGGATTCACGGACCTGCGAGGTGTTCATGCGGTCTCGCTGGGTGCCCGCGCGCGATGAGGCGGGCAAAGCCGTTGAAAGCCGGATGAAGCAGAAGATCAGTTGGAAGCTCGATGATCTGCTCGGCGGCGACGATCCCAATATCGTCCGCGGCGATGCGATCCTGTCCTATGACCGCGACGGGATGATCTCCTCCTGCCGCCTCGTCCGCCCGACGGGTGACGCGGGCGAGGACAAGCGGCTGTGCCAGGTGGTGATCAAGCACAAGATCGATACCAAGCATTACGATGCCGATGGGCGCCGCCGTGTCCATGAGGAAGTCGTGCCCTTCGCCATTGCCAAGGCCAAATAA
- a CDS encoding inositol monophosphatase, which produces MHPLHHRVATLIEKVGTDVILPRFGRLASEHIRLKAADEIVTVVDHESEDRLAEGLARILPEAGIVGEEGAAANPALLEHAGEGLRWIIDPIDGTANFVAGKPPFGVLVALVDNGVTEAGWLFDPIDGRMCHAQCGRGAWIDAERVKAEESGAPLPIAAISTMFMEAGRKADFKARAKGKMRLVDIPRCAAEQYPRLVLGQNDLALFERALPWDHAAGVLFVNEAGGRVARADGSPYLVGDLRPGLLGAASPRLWDEAAQILFG; this is translated from the coding sequence ATGCATCCGCTGCACCACCGCGTCGCGACATTGATCGAGAAGGTGGGCACGGATGTGATCCTGCCGCGTTTCGGCCGGCTTGCTTCCGAGCATATCCGGCTGAAGGCGGCGGACGAGATCGTCACCGTCGTCGACCATGAGAGCGAAGACCGACTGGCCGAAGGGCTGGCCCGTATCCTGCCCGAGGCGGGGATTGTGGGCGAGGAGGGCGCGGCGGCGAACCCCGCGCTGCTCGAGCATGCCGGCGAAGGGCTGCGCTGGATCATCGACCCGATCGACGGCACCGCCAATTTCGTGGCCGGAAAGCCCCCCTTCGGCGTACTCGTCGCGCTGGTCGACAATGGCGTGACCGAGGCCGGCTGGCTGTTCGATCCGATTGACGGGCGGATGTGCCATGCACAGTGCGGGCGCGGCGCGTGGATCGACGCCGAACGCGTAAAGGCCGAGGAAAGCGGCGCCCCCCTGCCCATCGCGGCGATTTCGACGATGTTCATGGAAGCCGGGCGCAAGGCCGATTTCAAGGCACGCGCCAAAGGCAAGATGCGGCTGGTGGACATTCCCCGCTGCGCCGCTGAGCAATATCCGCGCCTGGTGCTGGGGCAAAACGATCTGGCGCTGTTCGAACGCGCGCTGCCCTGGGACCATGCGGCAGGCGTGCTGTTCGTCAATGAAGCGGGCGGCCGCGTGGCCCGTGCCGATGGCAGCCCCTATCTGGTCGGCGATCTGCGCCCCGGGCTGCTCGGCGCCGCTTCCCCCCGGCTATGGGACGAAGCGGCGCAGATACTCTTTGGTTAG